In Desulfatirhabdium butyrativorans DSM 18734, one genomic interval encodes:
- a CDS encoding 4Fe-4S dicluster domain-containing protein: MSQYCIRHEPKRCIACHACELHCQASHALVPDVRLGVLMHEEQTNTLGQYRLTTAFRPCFHCENPWCVAVCPTHAISKNPEDGLVTIEAAKCVGCRACIAACPWGVPQFDATTGKALKCDGCKDRVRSGDLPACVAACTTHALSFSVPNAVVRKVRQEYAISRLIELGKKKAA, translated from the coding sequence ATGAGCCAATACTGTATCCGCCATGAACCCAAACGCTGCATCGCCTGCCATGCCTGTGAGCTGCACTGCCAGGCCAGCCATGCTCTGGTCCCGGATGTGCGGCTCGGAGTACTGATGCATGAAGAACAAACGAATACCCTTGGCCAATATCGGCTGACAACCGCCTTCAGGCCCTGCTTTCACTGCGAAAACCCCTGGTGTGTTGCGGTATGCCCCACGCATGCCATCAGCAAAAACCCGGAGGATGGCCTGGTGACGATTGAAGCCGCAAAATGCGTCGGATGCCGGGCCTGCATCGCGGCGTGCCCCTGGGGCGTGCCTCAGTTCGACGCTACCACCGGAAAAGCCCTCAAATGCGATGGCTGTAAGGACAGGGTGCGATCCGGCGATTTGCCGGCCTGCGTGGCTGCGTGCACCACCCATGCGCTTTCGTTTTCCGTTCCCAATGCCGTTGTCCGAAAGGTCAGGCAGGAGTATGCCATCTCCCGGCTGATCGAACTTGGTAAGAAAAAAGCCGCTTAA
- a CDS encoding Na(+)/H(+) antiporter subunit D, with protein sequence MGSFFHPSIGFAIAAALVWVLPVRIGRWLPIAAAAAAIASVLSMQPGSYATVPYLGLSLGLGRVDALSVVFAHVFAIQAIIGFIYAFHIEDRWQHVAASSYITGAFGCVFAADFVTLFIFWELMSVASVFLIWLNRNPVSTKAGFRYFLFHVFGGLLLLGGLLLRHQATGTFAFDAIDPSSARYYDILIMLGFCVNAAVIPLHAWLPDAYPEATVTGAVFMSAFTTKTAVYVLLRSFSGFEILGIMGTLMTIYGVVYATIENNARRILAYHIVSQVGYMVAGVGVGTAMTINGACAHAYAHILYKGLLFMGAGTLLYASGTAKLSNLGGLFRRMPWAFFWYMIAAVSISGFPLFSGFVSKTMTITGAAEAHHPWLALGMEFAAVGTFLSVGIKLPYFAWFSKPDCGIELKPIPWNMYIAMGAAGTLCFVIGVYPDFLYRLLPNPVEYTPYTAWHVLQSSLLLGFTGLGFYILRRKLTPEAKINLDFDYVYRLIGRFVMAIARVIADKIDQWWTEFYARVGLKGFLAIAAGSSWFDKKAIDGVVDGTALGVRAVGEKATRVQTGKIQDYLASAMIFGLIVAAVVWIVVSK encoded by the coding sequence ATGGGTTCTTTTTTTCATCCTTCGATCGGTTTCGCCATCGCCGCAGCCCTGGTTTGGGTGCTTCCCGTCCGCATCGGACGATGGCTGCCCATTGCGGCTGCAGCGGCAGCGATCGCAAGCGTCCTGTCCATGCAGCCGGGCTCCTACGCCACAGTGCCCTATCTCGGCCTTTCCCTCGGACTGGGTCGTGTCGATGCGCTATCCGTCGTGTTTGCCCATGTTTTTGCCATCCAGGCGATCATCGGATTCATCTACGCCTTTCATATCGAAGACAGATGGCAGCATGTCGCCGCCTCATCCTACATCACGGGCGCTTTTGGATGCGTGTTTGCGGCCGATTTCGTGACCCTGTTCATTTTCTGGGAATTGATGAGCGTCGCATCCGTTTTTCTCATCTGGCTCAATCGCAATCCCGTTTCCACCAAGGCAGGCTTCCGCTATTTTCTCTTTCACGTATTCGGCGGTCTTCTGCTTCTCGGCGGTCTGTTGCTGCGGCACCAGGCAACCGGGACATTCGCCTTCGATGCCATCGACCCGAGCTCGGCACGTTATTACGACATCCTCATCATGCTCGGTTTCTGTGTCAACGCCGCCGTCATTCCCCTGCATGCCTGGCTCCCGGATGCCTACCCGGAAGCAACGGTGACGGGTGCGGTTTTCATGAGCGCCTTCACCACCAAGACCGCCGTCTATGTACTGCTTCGTTCCTTCAGCGGTTTTGAAATTCTCGGCATCATGGGCACACTCATGACCATTTACGGTGTCGTCTATGCGACCATCGAGAACAACGCCCGGCGCATTCTGGCCTACCACATCGTCTCCCAGGTCGGATACATGGTGGCAGGGGTCGGCGTCGGCACGGCCATGACCATCAACGGCGCCTGCGCCCATGCCTATGCCCACATCCTCTACAAGGGCCTCCTGTTCATGGGGGCCGGCACCCTGCTCTACGCTTCGGGCACCGCCAAACTATCCAACCTGGGCGGCCTTTTCCGCCGGATGCCCTGGGCCTTTTTCTGGTACATGATCGCCGCAGTGAGTATCTCCGGATTCCCGCTCTTCTCGGGTTTCGTCAGCAAGACGATGACCATCACGGGCGCTGCGGAAGCGCATCACCCATGGCTCGCCCTCGGCATGGAATTCGCCGCCGTCGGTACGTTTCTTTCGGTCGGGATCAAGCTCCCCTATTTCGCCTGGTTTTCGAAACCCGATTGCGGCATCGAACTCAAGCCCATCCCCTGGAACATGTATATTGCCATGGGGGCTGCCGGAACCTTGTGCTTCGTAATCGGTGTCTATCCCGATTTCCTCTACCGCCTGTTGCCCAATCCCGTAGAATACACGCCGTACACTGCGTGGCATGTGCTGCAATCTTCGCTGCTGCTCGGCTTTACGGGCCTCGGTTTCTATATCCTGCGGCGCAAGCTCACCCCGGAGGCCAAGATCAATCTCGATTTTGATTACGTCTATCGCCTGATCGGCCGGTTCGTCATGGCCATCGCACGGGTGATCGCCGACAAGATCGATCAGTGGTGGACCGAGTTTTACGCGCGGGTCGGGCTGAAAGGATTTCTCGCCATTGCCGCCGGATCGAGCTGGTTCGACAAGAAGGCCATCGATGGGGTTGTCGACGGGACGGCGCTGGGGGTGCGGGCTGTCGGTGAAAAGGCCACCCGGGTGCAGACCGGAAAGATTCAGGACTACCTTGCATCAGCCATGATCTTCGGTTTGATCGTTGCGGCAGTGGTCTGGATCGTTGTTTCGAAATGA
- a CDS encoding molybdopterin-containing oxidoreductase family protein, protein MSIDTVTSVCGMCPVQCPIEVEVENGVCRFIHGNRLAPGIRGALCTKGAAGISFLNDNDRPSFPMLRSGVRGQGGWRRIDWDEAFSVAADRLNACAGPSGSQELMWLDSGGCFSDLRMSFARSITPLALTEPSFFSANADLAARSLFGIDASHLVPDFRNARQVVLQGRNLFETVHIQQANDLLDALDRGAELSVIDFRSNTTTSKASRWLAVRPGSDYALNLAIIHLLLKNHRGILAEAQIEGLDELETAIQDCTASWAQALTGIPENDMVILAKSLAKAAPKAIWMTGRGVWGYADSFYTCRSAWIINTLLGAIGTPGGFLIAQPVECYGEKPLATFASNAAAEATAGSAAAPTTLNLNVMGPFDRIGQSDATPIRSLICYRTDPLAVFPDPAHTRELLQKMETIICITDSWSETVWMADLVLPLSAFLERESIIGRIDSPLPCWVLRKRCIEPRNDTKADWEIVAGLAKKLNRPGLAFDSAQALWQYQLEGSGIRIRDFDRTGFIQLAEYPRAQAAARSAFPAAGGKIDMFSPALKSIGLAPLAPFAAKPAPAEGRFRLIAGGCAFHDEGRTINVPLLNRQMSENVLWMNRSAAERMGIANGDSVSVSNGERQGVIRVRLSEFIAPEAVFLVNGFGRSIPAESRAYGKGLSAVRLMTEGWRLRSNGTGGPCWSEHFVQVSRMGNAKQEESRS, encoded by the coding sequence ATGTCCATCGATACCGTAACCAGTGTCTGCGGTATGTGCCCTGTACAATGTCCGATCGAGGTTGAGGTGGAAAACGGCGTTTGCCGATTCATCCATGGCAACCGTCTGGCGCCTGGAATCCGTGGGGCATTGTGCACGAAAGGAGCTGCAGGCATTTCCTTCCTGAACGACAACGATCGGCCATCCTTTCCGATGCTCCGAAGCGGGGTGCGCGGCCAGGGAGGCTGGAGGCGGATCGATTGGGACGAGGCTTTTTCGGTTGCCGCCGATCGCCTGAATGCCTGCGCCGGGCCATCCGGCTCGCAAGAGCTGATGTGGCTCGATAGCGGCGGGTGTTTCAGTGACCTGCGAATGTCCTTTGCCAGGTCCATTACCCCTCTTGCCCTGACCGAGCCATCTTTCTTTTCTGCAAATGCGGACCTGGCCGCCCGCTCGCTTTTCGGGATCGATGCGTCACACCTGGTCCCAGATTTTCGCAATGCGCGCCAGGTCGTCCTGCAGGGAAGAAATCTCTTCGAAACCGTTCATATCCAGCAAGCCAACGATCTGCTGGATGCCCTGGACCGAGGGGCCGAACTCTCGGTGATCGATTTCCGTTCCAACACCACCACATCCAAAGCCAGCCGCTGGCTCGCCGTTCGGCCCGGATCGGATTATGCCCTCAATCTGGCCATCATTCACCTGTTGTTGAAAAATCATCGGGGTATCCTTGCGGAAGCGCAGATCGAAGGCCTGGATGAGCTCGAAACTGCTATTCAGGACTGCACGGCCTCCTGGGCTCAGGCCCTGACCGGCATCCCCGAAAATGACATGGTGATACTGGCCAAATCCCTTGCCAAGGCTGCACCGAAGGCTATCTGGATGACCGGGAGAGGGGTTTGGGGGTATGCCGATTCGTTTTATACCTGCCGCTCTGCATGGATCATCAATACCCTGCTGGGCGCCATCGGCACACCGGGCGGTTTTCTGATCGCCCAACCGGTGGAGTGTTATGGCGAAAAGCCCCTTGCCACTTTCGCCTCCAATGCCGCTGCCGAAGCGACCGCCGGATCTGCGGCTGCCCCCACGACATTGAATCTGAATGTCATGGGCCCGTTCGATCGCATCGGGCAATCCGACGCCACGCCGATCAGAAGCCTGATTTGTTATCGGACGGATCCCCTTGCCGTTTTCCCCGATCCCGCTCACACGCGGGAGCTGCTGCAGAAAATGGAGACGATCATCTGCATCACCGATTCCTGGAGCGAAACGGTCTGGATGGCCGATCTGGTGCTGCCCCTTTCGGCCTTTCTGGAACGGGAAAGCATCATCGGCCGAATCGACTCTCCCCTGCCCTGCTGGGTGCTGCGCAAGCGATGCATCGAACCCAGAAACGACACCAAGGCGGACTGGGAAATCGTGGCCGGACTGGCCAAGAAACTGAATCGGCCTGGTTTGGCTTTCGATTCGGCACAAGCCCTGTGGCAGTATCAACTGGAAGGAAGCGGCATCCGAATCCGGGATTTCGACCGGACGGGCTTCATCCAGCTCGCCGAATACCCACGCGCACAAGCCGCCGCACGCAGCGCCTTTCCGGCTGCGGGCGGAAAAATCGACATGTTCAGCCCGGCACTCAAGAGCATCGGCCTCGCTCCTCTTGCGCCATTTGCAGCCAAACCGGCTCCCGCCGAAGGGCGCTTCCGTCTGATTGCCGGTGGATGCGCATTCCATGACGAAGGCCGAACCATCAATGTGCCGCTGCTGAACCGCCAGATGTCTGAAAACGTTCTCTGGATGAATCGATCGGCTGCTGAGCGGATGGGTATTGCAAACGGCGATTCCGTGAGCGTTTCAAACGGCGAAAGGCAGGGAGTCATCCGGGTGCGTCTCAGTGAGTTCATTGCACCCGAGGCCGTTTTCCTGGTAAACGGATTTGGTCGAAGTATCCCCGCGGAATCGAGAGCTTACGGAAAAGGGCTCTCTGCCGTCCGATTGATGACGGAAGGCTGGAGGCTTCGCTCAAACGGGACGGGCGGCCCGTGCTGGAGCGAGCATTTCGTTCAAGTCTCCCGTATGGGGAATGCGAAACAAGAGGAATCCCGGTCATGA
- a CDS encoding GAF domain-containing protein: MSQSDFFHRYSQALNDIHASFDMEKTQEAVVRHATSLFDGRGANLLLTSANLEKLLVSTSFGLSESYRNKGDIDPKKSLGETLDKTPVIVRNVATDVRIQFPDAATREGIGAIVGLPLAAGSALVGSLRIYFPRPRDFDLETLSALQAFSTQAGLALKKAFYFESMKVALTEIQSMPMTTSKEALNIMLKIVATYGMAKGSGLLMVDRKTNTLTSVVRYGLSDQYIQKGPLLAGSSLGEVVTGRPVIISQVASDPRIQYKEAAKAENIQAIIGLPVWIGDGIGAVLRLYYSFEFEPDADYILWMEHLALHMGIAIEKNQMMVMLKERSDWYEDVLRDMER, encoded by the coding sequence ATGAGCCAGTCAGATTTCTTCCACCGCTATTCCCAGGCACTGAACGACATTCATGCTTCCTTTGACATGGAAAAAACCCAGGAGGCTGTTGTTCGCCATGCGACATCCCTTTTCGACGGGCGTGGCGCCAATCTGCTGCTGACCAGCGCCAACCTGGAGAAACTGCTGGTCTCGACGAGTTTCGGGCTCAGCGAATCCTATCGCAACAAGGGCGATATCGACCCGAAAAAGAGCCTTGGCGAAACACTCGACAAAACGCCTGTCATCGTGCGCAATGTGGCGACAGACGTCCGTATCCAGTTCCCCGATGCAGCGACACGAGAGGGCATCGGCGCTATCGTCGGCTTGCCCCTTGCGGCAGGCAGCGCGCTGGTCGGCTCACTGCGGATCTATTTTCCCAGGCCCCGGGATTTCGATCTGGAAACGCTCTCCGCATTGCAGGCTTTCAGCACCCAGGCAGGCCTTGCATTGAAAAAGGCTTTCTATTTCGAATCCATGAAAGTGGCGCTCACCGAAATCCAGTCCATGCCCATGACCACGTCCAAGGAAGCGCTCAATATCATGCTGAAAATTGTCGCGACCTACGGCATGGCCAAAGGGAGCGGGTTGCTGATGGTGGATCGCAAAACGAATACACTTACCAGCGTCGTGCGCTACGGACTGAGCGATCAATACATTCAGAAAGGTCCTCTTCTGGCTGGCTCAAGCCTTGGAGAAGTTGTCACCGGAAGGCCCGTCATCATCTCCCAGGTTGCCTCCGATCCCCGCATTCAATACAAGGAAGCGGCCAAGGCTGAAAACATTCAGGCGATTATCGGGCTTCCCGTCTGGATCGGCGATGGCATCGGCGCCGTGCTGCGCCTGTATTATTCCTTCGAATTCGAGCCGGATGCCGATTATATCCTCTGGATGGAACATCTGGCTTTGCACATGGGCATCGCCATCGAAAAGAACCAGATGATGGTCATGCTCAAGGAGCGAAGCGACTGGTACGAAGATGTGCTGCGGGATATGGAAAGATAA
- a CDS encoding complex I subunit 4 family protein, producing MSEWPVLSALIWFPLAGCLILPFIRNEKTIRLSTLAMGIAEMLLALPLFRFDLMQAGYQFQEKTPWVPQWGLSYHLGIDGISLLMILLTVLLLPLCVLCSWHYIHSRVKEFHISLLLMTAACIGVFVALDFVLFYVFWEAMLVPMFLLIAVWGGPDRRYASLKFFLYTLAGSTLLLVAMVAFYLEGGTFSIPELTTHAFSFRFQFWTFLAMAIAFAIKVPMFPFHTWLPAAHVEAPTAGSVLLASILLKMGAYGFLRFCLPLAPQASAYFAPMMIAISIASILYGGFVALGQQDMKKLIAYSSVAHMGFVTLGIFMFTQRGLEGALMVMLNHGITTGALFLLVGTIYERSHSRLIKDNLGLGKYLPAYMGFFGLFALSSLGFPGMNSFVGELLVLLGVFAKHPLVGAAAIPGVLLGATYMLRLTRNLAWGEPTSAKNWPDLSLREWVVFIPLAILVFYIGLAPGLTLKAIDPTLNRVIAEFQTQKVQSAEAVLGAKAAAMVSSAQPSHLQ from the coding sequence ATGAGTGAGTGGCCGGTATTGTCCGCTCTCATTTGGTTTCCCCTTGCGGGCTGCCTTATATTGCCGTTTATCCGGAATGAAAAGACCATTCGGCTCTCTACCCTTGCCATGGGCATCGCCGAAATGCTTCTTGCACTGCCGCTGTTTCGCTTCGATCTGATGCAGGCAGGCTATCAATTCCAGGAGAAAACCCCGTGGGTGCCGCAATGGGGACTGAGCTATCATCTGGGCATCGATGGCATCAGCCTCCTGATGATCCTGCTGACCGTCCTGTTGCTGCCGCTCTGCGTGCTCTGCTCCTGGCACTACATCCATAGCCGGGTGAAGGAATTCCATATCAGCCTGCTGCTGATGACAGCCGCCTGCATCGGTGTGTTCGTCGCACTCGATTTCGTTCTCTTCTATGTTTTCTGGGAAGCGATGCTTGTGCCGATGTTCCTTCTCATCGCCGTATGGGGAGGACCGGATCGGCGTTATGCCTCCTTGAAATTCTTTCTGTACACCCTTGCCGGAAGCACATTGCTTCTGGTTGCCATGGTGGCGTTTTACCTCGAAGGCGGGACGTTCTCCATCCCGGAATTGACGACCCATGCCTTCTCCTTCCGGTTCCAGTTCTGGACCTTTCTGGCGATGGCCATTGCCTTCGCCATCAAGGTTCCGATGTTCCCCTTTCACACATGGCTTCCTGCGGCCCACGTGGAAGCGCCCACTGCCGGAAGTGTTCTGCTGGCGTCCATTCTTCTGAAGATGGGTGCATACGGATTTCTGCGCTTCTGCCTGCCGCTTGCTCCCCAGGCGAGCGCATACTTCGCACCGATGATGATCGCCATATCCATTGCCTCCATTCTTTACGGAGGCTTTGTAGCTCTCGGTCAGCAGGACATGAAAAAACTGATCGCCTACTCTTCCGTTGCCCACATGGGCTTTGTGACCTTGGGCATTTTCATGTTCACGCAGCGGGGTCTGGAGGGAGCGCTGATGGTCATGCTGAACCACGGCATCACGACCGGCGCACTCTTTTTGCTCGTTGGCACCATTTACGAGCGCAGCCACAGCCGTCTGATCAAGGACAATCTCGGGCTTGGAAAATATCTTCCCGCCTATATGGGCTTTTTCGGGCTCTTTGCACTCTCTTCCCTCGGTTTTCCGGGAATGAACAGTTTCGTGGGCGAGCTTCTCGTATTGCTGGGGGTCTTTGCGAAGCATCCGCTTGTCGGCGCTGCGGCCATCCCCGGGGTGCTGCTCGGGGCTACCTACATGCTGCGTCTTACCCGGAACCTGGCATGGGGAGAACCTACTTCGGCGAAAAATTGGCCTGATCTTTCCCTGCGCGAGTGGGTTGTTTTCATCCCGCTTGCCATACTCGTTTTCTACATCGGCCTGGCGCCCGGATTGACCCTGAAAGCCATCGATCCGACGCTCAACCGCGTAATCGCCGAATTTCAGACGCAAAAAGTTCAGAGTGCCGAAGCGGTTCTCGGAGCGAAAGCAGCTGCGATGGTTTCCTCGGCCCAGCCGAGTCATCTGCAATGA
- a CDS encoding monovalent cation/H+ antiporter subunit D family protein yields the protein MLEKSLWLLMPILITGISPFLIYALRSRINIREGVSFVAAGLTFTSVLMLSPAVLKGNVLTLTVFEILPGITVKFGADGLGMIFALVASFLWILATAYNVGYMRSLNEHAQTRYYFCFAVAIFGAEGVALSANVFTLYLFYEVITVFTYPLVAHHQDAEAYHGARKYMVYLMGTSKLFLLPAMVLTYVLCGTLDFQLGDIGPGIFPKTADPLLVKITFILYAAGLAKAAIMPFHNWLPSAMVAPTPVSALLHAVAVVKAGVFSICRVFLSGFGLQTMAAYGLGDIVAVFAAATIILASVIAMTKDDLKARLAYSTVSQLSYVVLGVCMIAPQAVTGGVAHIAHHAFSKITLFFTAGAIYVATHQKKISLMGGFGRKMPWTFGAFAVASLSMIGVPPVCGFVSKWYMVNGAVSFGHWVLLIALLSSTILNAAYFGPVVYRAFFVAPSPEVDFDHYHEAPLTMLIPLCLTAAISVFLGLYPETFFQFIYSLKGL from the coding sequence ATGCTCGAGAAATCCCTGTGGCTCTTGATGCCGATCCTCATTACGGGCATTTCGCCTTTTCTGATTTATGCGCTCCGATCCCGGATCAACATCCGGGAAGGCGTGTCCTTCGTAGCAGCCGGCCTGACCTTCACCTCGGTGCTGATGCTGAGTCCTGCCGTGTTGAAAGGTAACGTGCTGACATTGACCGTTTTCGAGATCCTGCCGGGAATTACGGTCAAATTCGGGGCGGACGGGCTCGGCATGATTTTCGCGCTGGTGGCTTCCTTTCTCTGGATCCTGGCCACAGCCTACAATGTCGGCTACATGCGCTCCCTCAACGAGCATGCCCAGACCCGCTACTATTTCTGTTTCGCAGTCGCCATTTTCGGCGCCGAAGGGGTCGCCCTTTCCGCCAACGTGTTCACACTGTATCTTTTCTATGAGGTCATCACCGTCTTTACCTACCCGCTGGTCGCCCACCATCAGGATGCGGAAGCCTACCACGGCGCGCGCAAATACATGGTCTACCTGATGGGCACATCGAAGCTTTTCCTGCTTCCCGCCATGGTGCTGACCTATGTGCTGTGCGGTACCCTCGATTTCCAGCTTGGGGATATCGGCCCGGGCATCTTTCCCAAAACCGCGGATCCGCTCCTGGTGAAGATCACTTTCATTCTGTATGCGGCAGGTCTTGCCAAGGCAGCCATCATGCCCTTCCACAACTGGCTCCCATCGGCCATGGTGGCGCCAACCCCCGTATCCGCACTACTGCATGCGGTCGCGGTCGTCAAGGCGGGCGTTTTTTCCATCTGCCGGGTGTTCCTCTCCGGTTTCGGCCTGCAAACCATGGCCGCTTATGGCTTGGGAGACATTGTAGCCGTTTTTGCCGCTGCCACCATCATCCTCGCCTCGGTCATCGCCATGACGAAGGATGACCTGAAGGCAAGGCTTGCCTATTCCACGGTCAGCCAGCTCTCCTACGTAGTGCTCGGCGTATGCATGATCGCGCCACAGGCCGTCACGGGCGGGGTCGCCCACATCGCCCATCATGCCTTCAGCAAGATCACCCTCTTTTTCACGGCAGGAGCCATTTACGTCGCCACACATCAGAAAAAGATCAGTTTGATGGGCGGTTTCGGCCGGAAAATGCCCTGGACCTTCGGGGCATTCGCAGTTGCTTCGCTTTCGATGATCGGTGTGCCGCCCGTTTGCGGCTTTGTCAGCAAATGGTACATGGTAAACGGCGCGGTCAGTTTTGGCCACTGGGTGCTTCTGATTGCGCTGCTGTCGAGCACCATCCTGAATGCGGCCTACTTCGGGCCTGTCGTTTACAGGGCTTTTTTCGTCGCTCCTTCTCCGGAAGTCGACTTCGATCATTACCACGAGGCCCCGCTCACGATGCTCATCCCCCTGTGTCTGACGGCAGCCATCAGTGTATTTCTGGGCCTCTATCCGGAAACTTTTTTTCAGTTCATCTACAGCCTCAAAGGATTGTAG
- a CDS encoding NADH-quinone oxidoreductase subunit N — protein MKVDLTLFLPELFQMALILSLFGQSIFGRSKNAEDLDFTGWMPFAAAIGIVIAGLGLSAQGLVLWDAYKLDGLSQFFKFAISLGFFFTVLNAQKQPTLALQHRSDYFLLLSLSAFGLMCLASSVELITIYLSLELSSYSLYALIPLRGKDPRASEAGIKYILFGAAATAVSLYGLSYIMASQHTTYLMALTQKPWNMTEAPLGLLGLSLFMAGFFYKLALFPFHFWAPDVYEGTSNETAAYAATLPKLGAVVILIRLSATLVPGLSATTIVAVLGALSMTFGNLAALTQKDVKRILGYSSVSHAGYVTMGLVSGLPQGLAAAGFYSMIYVLMNLTCFWVICRLSPNGENVALEDLNGLYRTAPFMAFVLAVGAFSLVGLPPTAGFMGKLFLLSSAWNRGYNWLVIVAALNTAIAIYYYLNIVRHAYTVEREESAPSMKTQTGFGMIWGGVLAFLVLALGMVPSPVFQWAEAAGKQLMP, from the coding sequence GTGAAAGTCGATCTTACGTTGTTTCTTCCTGAACTCTTTCAGATGGCCCTGATCCTGAGCCTGTTTGGCCAGAGCATTTTCGGCCGCAGCAAAAATGCGGAGGATCTCGATTTCACCGGGTGGATGCCCTTTGCCGCCGCCATCGGGATTGTGATAGCGGGGCTGGGTCTTTCGGCGCAGGGACTTGTTCTCTGGGATGCCTACAAACTGGACGGATTGTCGCAGTTTTTCAAATTTGCCATTTCGCTCGGCTTTTTCTTCACGGTACTCAATGCGCAAAAACAGCCTACTCTTGCGCTGCAACACCGCTCGGATTATTTTTTGCTGCTCTCCCTGAGCGCTTTTGGTCTGATGTGCCTTGCCAGCTCGGTGGAGCTGATCACCATTTACCTCTCGCTGGAGCTCTCTTCCTACAGCCTCTATGCCCTCATTCCCCTGAGGGGAAAAGACCCCAGGGCCTCGGAGGCCGGCATCAAATACATCCTTTTCGGTGCTGCAGCCACGGCCGTCAGCCTTTACGGGCTGTCCTACATAATGGCCTCCCAGCACACCACCTACCTGATGGCGCTTACCCAAAAACCCTGGAACATGACAGAAGCGCCGCTGGGGCTTCTGGGACTGAGCCTGTTCATGGCCGGTTTTTTTTACAAACTCGCGCTCTTTCCCTTTCATTTCTGGGCGCCGGATGTCTATGAAGGCACCAGCAACGAGACGGCGGCCTACGCCGCCACCCTGCCCAAGCTGGGCGCAGTCGTCATTCTCATCCGGCTTTCGGCCACACTCGTTCCGGGCCTCAGTGCGACGACCATCGTGGCCGTTCTGGGCGCGCTTTCGATGACTTTCGGAAATCTGGCCGCACTGACGCAAAAGGATGTGAAGCGGATTCTCGGCTATTCCAGCGTTTCCCATGCCGGCTATGTCACGATGGGCCTTGTTTCCGGCCTTCCTCAGGGGCTGGCCGCAGCCGGGTTTTACAGCATGATCTATGTTCTGATGAATCTGACCTGTTTCTGGGTGATCTGCAGGCTCTCGCCGAATGGTGAAAATGTCGCACTCGAAGATCTCAACGGCCTGTACCGAACCGCGCCCTTCATGGCCTTCGTCCTGGCAGTCGGGGCATTTTCACTGGTTGGCCTGCCCCCGACCGCAGGCTTCATGGGAAAACTCTTTTTGCTCAGCTCCGCATGGAACCGGGGCTACAACTGGCTGGTCATCGTTGCTGCCCTCAACACAGCCATTGCCATCTATTATTATCTGAACATCGTGCGGCATGCCTATACCGTCGAGCGGGAAGAATCTGCTCCCTCCATGAAAACCCAGACGGGGTTCGGCATGATCTGGGGCGGCGTCCTGGCATTCCTGGTGCTTGCCCTCGGTATGGTGCCATCTCCTGTCTTTCAGTGGGCGGAAGCAGCCGGAAAGCAATTGATGCCATGA